DNA sequence from the Pyramidobacter porci genome:
ACATCGACGCCGCCAAGGCGGCCGCGCTTGCCAACATGCTCGCCGAGCAGGGCAAGATGGTGGCCGGCGAACCGGCCGCCTATGACACGGACGGCTGGAAGGGCTTCGCGTTCGCCGCGCCCGTCTCGGTCCTCGTCGCCAGCGGCGAGAAGGGCCTGCTGATCGCCGGCATGAACGCCGATCAGTTCGGTCAGGCCGCGGAAGCGGCTTCCGGCCTTGCGGCGGCGCTCGAGCCCCGCAACGTGGCGCTCGGCGTCGACGTCAAAGTCCTGCAGCCCGTGCTGAAGAAGCTGTTCGCCGACTTCGGCGACAGCATCATGTCGGAGTTGGGCGGCGAGGGAAACAAGAGCGTCGTATCCATGGTCCTGGACAACATGGGCATGGTCGACGCGGTCAACCTGGTCAGCGCCGACGCCGACACGCTCGTGCTCGAAGTGACGCCCAACGCCGAAATGGTGGGCGCGTTCCTGCCCGCGGCGCAGTAAAATCGTTTCTTCCGCGCGTTTCAAGAAGCGAAAAACAAACGAACCGCTCCGCTGAAATTTCAGCGGGGCGGTTCGTTTGTTTGCGCGCCGTTTATTTGACCTGTTTGCCTTCGGCGTAGAGCTGGACGATGTTGAGGATGACCTTGACGCATTTTTCCATGGAGCCGACCACGGCGTACTCGTACTTGCCGTGGCAGTTGTAACCGCCGATGAAGAGGTTGGGCGTAAGCAGCCCGCGAAAGGAGAGCTGCGAGCCGTCGGTGCCGCCGCGGGCGGCGATGATTTTCGGCGTGACGCCGGCCATCTCGTAGGCTTTCAGCGCGGTGTTGACGATGTCCATGCGCTTCTGCAGCGGCACGGCCATGTTGTAGTACTGATCGTGCATTTCCAGCTCGGCCAGTTCGCGGCCCCAGCGTTCGTTGAGCTGGCGCACGAGCAGCCGGAAATGTTCCTTGCGCGCCTCGAACGTGGCGGTGTCGTGGTCGCGGATGATGTAGGTCATCTCCGCCTCTTCCACGCCGCCCGTGATCCCGGTCATATGGTAGTACCCCTCGTACAGCTCCGTGTGGGGCGGCGTCTCGGCGGGCGGCAGCGAGGCGGCGAACTCCACGGCCACCATGGCGGCGTTGATCATCTTGTTCTTGGCGGTGCCGGGATGGACGGCGACGCCCTTGATCTTCACGTGCGCCTGGGCGGCGTTGAACGTCTCGTAAGAGAACGTGCCCGTGCCGCCGCCGTCGACGGTGTAGGCGAAGTCGGCGCCGTATCTGTCGAGGTCCCAAAGTTTGGCGCCGTGGCCGATCTCCTCGTCGGGGCAGAAGCAGACCACGATCTTGCCGTGCTTGAATTCGGGATGCCGCGTCATGTATTCGACGGCGGTCATGATCTCGGCGACGCCGGCCTTGTCGTCGGCGCCGAGCAGCGTGGTGCCGTCGGTGACGATCAGCGTTTCGCCCTTGTGGTCGTTCAGCTCGGGAAAAACTTTCGGCGACAGCACCACGTTCTCCGCGGCGTTGAGCACGACGTCGCCGCCGTCGTAGTTCTCGACGAGGCGAGGTTTGACGTTTTTGCCGGTCACTTCGAGCGCCGTGTCGATGTGGGCGCAGAAACCGATGGCGGGCGCGCCCTCGCAGTTGGCGGGCAGAGTGGCGCAGACATAGGCGTTTTCGGT
Encoded proteins:
- the pepT gene encoding peptidase T, which codes for MSSLVDRFIRYVKINTQSAEGQNCVPSTPCQHDLAKVLGEELRGLGLSDVTVTENAYVCATLPANCEGAPAIGFCAHIDTALEVTGKNVKPRLVENYDGGDVVLNAAENVVLSPKVFPELNDHKGETLIVTDGTTLLGADDKAGVAEIMTAVEYMTRHPEFKHGKIVVCFCPDEEIGHGAKLWDLDRYGADFAYTVDGGGTGTFSYETFNAAQAHVKIKGVAVHPGTAKNKMINAAMVAVEFAASLPPAETPPHTELYEGYYHMTGITGGVEEAEMTYIIRDHDTATFEARKEHFRLLVRQLNERWGRELAELEMHDQYYNMAVPLQKRMDIVNTALKAYEMAGVTPKIIAARGGTDGSQLSFRGLLTPNLFIGGYNCHGKYEYAVVGSMEKCVKVILNIVQLYAEGKQVK